From the genome of Eucalyptus grandis isolate ANBG69807.140 chromosome 2, ASM1654582v1, whole genome shotgun sequence, one region includes:
- the LOC108959150 gene encoding heavy metal-associated isoprenylated plant protein 16 isoform X1 translates to MAKKKVVVKVDNMNGKKLKFWLCPKFGAQDNRSEALKIAATVPGFSSLSLKGTDRDVIEVTGDEFDAVELTTKLRKNVGHAKLEAVEEVKEKKEEQKPKAKEPQAKEPQVVFAHPPTYIVMESEPGPACCTIM, encoded by the exons ATGGCTAAG AAAAAGGTGGTGGTCAAGGTGGACAACATGAACGGTAAGAAGCTGAAGTTCTGGCTCTGCCCGAAATTTGGAGCTCAAGATAATCGCTCGGAGGCTCTTAAAATTGCAGCCACTGTCCCAG GGTTCTCATCGTTGAGTTTGAAAGGAACGGACCGAGATGTGATTGAAGTAACCGGGGATGAATTTGATGCAGTCGAGCTCACCACGAAGCTTCGCAAGAACGTGGGTCATGCGAAGTTGGAGGCGGTGGAGGAAGtcaaggagaagaaagaagagcaaaagCCCAAGGCAAAGGAGCCCCAGGCAAAGGAGCCGCAGGTTGTCTTTGCACATCCGCCGACGTACATCGTAATGGAATCCGAACCCGGACCAGCTTGTTGTACTATCATGTAA
- the LOC108959150 gene encoding uncharacterized protein LOC108959150 isoform X2 → MAKKKVVVKVDNMNGKKLKFWLCPKFGAQDNRSEALKIAATVPVELTTKLRKNVGHAKLEAVEEVKEKKEEQKPKAKEPQAKEPQVVFAHPPTYIVMESEPGPACCTIM, encoded by the exons ATGGCTAAG AAAAAGGTGGTGGTCAAGGTGGACAACATGAACGGTAAGAAGCTGAAGTTCTGGCTCTGCCCGAAATTTGGAGCTCAAGATAATCGCTCGGAGGCTCTTAAAATTGCAGCCACTGTCCCAG TCGAGCTCACCACGAAGCTTCGCAAGAACGTGGGTCATGCGAAGTTGGAGGCGGTGGAGGAAGtcaaggagaagaaagaagagcaaaagCCCAAGGCAAAGGAGCCCCAGGCAAAGGAGCCGCAGGTTGTCTTTGCACATCCGCCGACGTACATCGTAATGGAATCCGAACCCGGACCAGCTTGTTGTACTATCATGTAA